One region of Gossypium raimondii isolate GPD5lz chromosome 6, ASM2569854v1, whole genome shotgun sequence genomic DNA includes:
- the LOC105774283 gene encoding uncharacterized protein LOC105774283, which produces MAMAMAMAEALWLLLSPFLFLSVSAITQTKLTDNPADELVAVLNANRTAHKSSSLADNPGLACIALQYIKAYQGDCEAVGESDAKKPPDSEFAQTFAPNCGVDASTLSPITGRFLGCQSKYVQPSEAFSMLIKNEKSLEILYNKNQTEIGAAVTGTDGGAPYFWCVLLSNGKHNSSFVLEDGVAKISRPGCFSGANDDCSGADVSSPFGHKWVYAVTAFIAVGYAFGYDHSL; this is translated from the exons ATGGCTATGGCTATGGCAATGGCAGAGGCTTTATGGCTTCTCTtgtctccttttcttttcctctctgtTTCTGCCATTACTCAAA CCAAACTAACCGATAACCCAGCGGATGAGTTGGTGGCTGTGCTTAATGCCAATAGAACGGCACACAAGTCATCATCCCTCGCAGACAACCCAGGCCTTGCCTGCATTGCTTTGCAATATATAAAAGCATACCAAGGTGATTGTGAAGCTGTAGGAGAGTCTGATGCCAAGAAGCCTCCCGACTCCGAATTTGCACAAACTTTTGCCCCCAACTGCGGAGTCGACGCGTCGACCCTCTCACCAATCACCGGTCGTTTTCTAGGATGCCAATCCAAATATGTCCAGCCTTCTGAAGCGTTCTCAATgttgataaaaaatgaaaagagttTGGAAATCCTCTACAACAAGAACCAGACAGAAATCGGGGCTGCTGTGACTGGCACTGATGGTGGAGCTCCCTATTTCTGGTGTGTGCTGTTGAGCAACGGTAAGCACAACAGTAGCTTTGTTCTAGAAGACGGCGTGGCTAAAATCAGCAGACCCGGGTGTTTCAGTGGTGCGAATGATGATTGCAGCGGTGCCGATGTCTCATCCCCATTTGGTCATAAGTGGGTGTATGCTGTTACAGCTTTCATTGCTGTGGGATATGCCTTCGGATATGATCATAGCCTGTAG